In Helianthus annuus cultivar XRQ/B chromosome 9, HanXRQr2.0-SUNRISE, whole genome shotgun sequence, the following are encoded in one genomic region:
- the LOC110877541 gene encoding uncharacterized protein At4g14100, whose product MTTHMDNGIKTAFQAFSILIFLLQLPNHLAFRTNNEPWLTTTETKPTPTPWPKQFHALLYMNLTTTHLQLSDLWYDWPKGRNVNIFQKQLGIVLYDIEWNNGTSFYYTLGDNAQCQTVDFGVGIPRPDFLDGAHYLGRVVTDGFLCDVWEKVDFIWYYEDVVTKRPVRWDFYDGISSHVMTFEIGAVLPDSVVQAPAYCFTEPADENASSTLAKV is encoded by the exons ATGACCACACACATGGATAACGGTATCAAGACAGCCTTCCAAGCCTTCTCAATCCTCATCTTCCTTCTCCAGCTTCCAAACCACTTAGCTTTTCGCACCAACAACGAGCCATGGTTAACCACAACCGAAACCAAACCGACACCAACACCATGGCCCAAACAATTCCACGCCCTTCTTTACATGAACCTAACCACCACCCACCTCCAACTAAGTGACCTTTGGTACGACTGGCCCAAAGGCCGAAACGTTAACATATTTCAAAAACAACTTGGCATAGTGCTTTATGATATTGAGTGGAACAATGGCACGTCGTTTTACTACACACTTGGTGACAATGCACAATGCCAGACGGTAGACTTTGGTGTCGGGATACCGCGGCCCGACTTCCTCGATGGCGCACATTATTTGGGGCGGGTTGTGACCGATGGGTTCTTGTGTGATGTGTGGGAGAAGGTGGACTTCATTTGGTATTATGAAGATGTGGTTACTAAGAGACCGGTTCGTTGGGATTTTTATGATG GGATTTCTTCACATGTGATGACTTTTGAGATCGGAGCGGTGTTGCCGGATTCAGTAGTGCAAGCCCCCGCATACTGTTTTACGGAGCCAGCGGATGAGAATGCTTCTTCTACTTTGGCAAAGGTTTAA